Genomic window (Kryptolebias marmoratus isolate JLee-2015 unplaced genomic scaffold, ASM164957v2 Scaffold44, whole genome shotgun sequence):
TCAGTATCAAACATCTTTGGTAAAAGCATATTTAGCCTCAACTGTTCCACTAAATACAAGCTGGTCATAAATGTAACAGTCGATAAGGCTTCTCAGCATTAGTTGGGCTCAGGAGTCTCTGCTGTTACAGAACTCATACTTCAGGGTTCCATGATCATGTTtaacagttcatacatcaaagatcaacttaaattaaaataaaactggtggtcagtgctgccgTCTTTAATCTGAGGTTGCgagttcgagcccaggttgtggtTAGGGTTAAAACAGAATTATTCATGTGGATTCAGCCAGAAAAACTTATTTACTTCAAACCTCCTTATTGCACTCATGCCACTAAggtaactttaaataaaatgttctttttcctcTGAAGCTCTAACAAACATGTTTAAGGATTAAAATTTCTTCACAGATGGAAGGACGAGTCTCTTACACATGATGTAGACTTTGGACAAACTCAGGCCATACAGAACAGGGTTAAAGAACGGCTGGCAGGTCAGGAAGAATagcaaaaaacagatttttaacaaACTGGGAACATCAATCAAGTTAAACCTGCTCTCAAATATTttatagcaaacacaaaaacaaaagctgacaataGAAACGAGGTGAGGGGTGCAGGTGCTGACGGCTTTCTGTCGGGTCTGTTTGGAGCcagagaaacaaactttaaggATCCTCATGTAGGTGTAAAGAATCACAGATACTGGAACACAGACGGTCAGAAAAGTCATAACAAGCTCATAGATATTATTGACTCTGGGCTCAGAACAGGCCAGTTTAATGATGGAGTGATTATTACAGTAAATGTCATTATTAACGTtcccacagagctgcagagaggaagtCAGAAAGGTCGTGACACTGACGGCTAAGAAAGGAGGCAGCCATATAACAGATATTAGACAAACGATTCTCCTCTGAGACATTATTGCTTTATACTGCAGAGGATGACAGATGGCAACATATCTGTCATAAGACATGACAGCCAGGTTAGTAAACTCCACACTCCCGTAAGTATAAAGACAGAAGATCTGCAGGAAGCAGAGCGGAGCAGAAACAGTGTGAACATCTGAcagaatctggatcagcagGAAGGGAAACAAGCCTGTACTCCCATACAGTTCATTTACAAacaggctgcacagaaacaggtaCATAGGTTCATGTAAACTCCTGTTCACACAGATAACCACAATCAGAACAACattacaaccaatgattactgtaTATATCATCAAAAACGTCACAAAAAAGCAGTATGTGCACAGGCTGATATCCAGGTAGGCACTTAGAGTGAAATATAAAACCTGGGAAGAATTCATTTTCAGccttattttagtttgtaaagCAACCTTAAAGACCTTCATCGATGATCTAATCACAGAGAAATGTtacattttgatcaaatctgCAAAggtcaaacatgttttcagtaAATTACTGAAGTAACAAAAACAGCCCAACACCAGAAACAATGATGTGTGGAAACATTGAGAAAAAGGATCACTGAGGTTCGAAATGTGTAAATACCTCAAACTGTTTGAATCGTGTTTCGAGTCCTAACTGAGCTGAGATCAGCTTCGGCTTCACTTAAAGACTTCAGACAGAGAGACGTCCACAGCAACAGGACTCATTATCGTTTCACTAAACATGTTTGATCACCAGGATGTTCTTCAGTCCCTTCTGACAGGAAGGGACGCAGGATCACGTCAGACCCGTCCTGGCCTCCTTACACTCACTTCCTGTTCGGTGCACACTTCAGTTTAAgattttagttcttgtttttaggAGTCAAAATAGAACGGAACTTTTACATCTTTCATATTCCAACCAGAGCTCTCCCTGATCCTGGGACTAAACCAGAAATGCCTCAAAGTTAGAGCTGCTCAGATGGTTGATCTCTTTTCACTGACTATCAGGTCCAGTTGAACAGgacatcttgtttttaaaggtacATGTtaagaaatgcatttatttgttcttaACTTTGGTTTTAGTCTTAAATGGaagtttcttttattgttgagTTACTGACCCTGTGAAGCACTTTAACTTGATGGTTTAAAAAGACCTCGTAGTGAATGGACTTAAGAAGCATGAAGTCAGGTGTCAAAGAGGTTTGGAACGGCTGCTGCTTTACTTGTAGTGATTAAGTTACTGTTACTGTTGACAGGAGGAATGAACTACTTCTGACCCAAAACTGAAGATAATTCCACAGTGGAAGGGGCAGCACTATATCCTTGGCTTCTGTGATGTAAGAAGAGGCCAGAGAGTTTCAGTGGACTTGCCCATCACTGTGTCATGGTGAAAGGACCCAAAAGCAGGCACAATGGAAGCAGGATCgtaaataataaagataatacTTTATTAACcaaacaaaggcaaaaatcACCAGAGAGAAATGAAGGAACTGACAATAGAttgtgaaaaacagaaagtatgTATACTGGGAGGAGTGCTTACTAAATGgaaatatgttattttaaaatgaaatatgcaAGGAGTGGTCTGGGTTGATATTTTCTCCAGAATGTCATGGTGGA
Coding sequences:
- the LOC108247166 gene encoding olfactory receptor 11A1-like — translated: MKVFKVALQTKIRLKMNSSQVLYFTLSAYLDISLCTYCFFVTFLMIYTVIIGCNVVLIVVICVNRSLHEPMYLFLCSLFVNELYGSTGLFPFLLIQILSDVHTVSAPLCFLQIFCLYTYGSVEFTNLAVMSYDRYVAICHPLQYKAIMSQRRIVCLISVIWLPPFLAVSVTTFLTSSLQLCGNVNNDIYCNNHSIIKLACSEPRVNNIYELVMTFLTVCVPVSVILYTYMRILKVCFSGSKQTRQKAVSTCTPHLVSIVSFCFCVCYKIFESRFNLIDVPSLLKICFLLFFLTCQPFFNPVLYGLSLSKVYIMCKRLVLPSVKKF